The proteins below come from a single Mus musculus strain C57BL/6J chromosome 5, GRCm38.p6 C57BL/6J genomic window:
- the Ankle2 gene encoding ankyrin repeat and LEM domain-containing protein 2 isoform 1 (isoform 1 is encoded by transcript variant 1) has protein sequence MLWQRLAVVEWAALAWELLGASVLFIAVRWLVRRLEKRPRDLNRCGTLSSPPSASEAVAAQPGEVTMDAMMARLKLLNPDDLRKEVMKAGLKCGPITSTTRFIFEKKLAQALLEQGGLLTSSLPKPSAVTAMAFIQGTSRTPPSVDGKQTQQACFSEDRDFGYSVGLNPPEEEAVASSVHPVPFSASTRNDNHKAGVTAPKEPLVYYGVCPVYEDGPVRHERIHVYEDKKEALQAAKLIKGSRFKAFRTREDAEKFARGICDYLPSPNKTTPLLSPVKAVPLGGSDGLKADGLCLAESETVNKERANSYKNPRTQDLTAKLRKAVENGEEHTFSDLIWSNPRYLIGSGDNPTIVQEGCRYNVMHVAAKENQASMCQLTLETLENPEFMRLMYPDDNMDMLQKRILYVVDLYLNTPDKVGFDTPLHFACKFGNVDVVNVLSSHPLIVKNRKNKYGKTPEEVICERSQNKSPALKERIREYLMGHYYVPLLRAEDTSPVIGELWSSDQKAEASNTAHCRSSPRDPVMTLRAFVGPLSPSKAEDFRKLWKTPPRKKAGFFHSIRKSDPERGIERVGRELAHELGYPWVEYWEFLGCFVDLSSQEGLQRLEEYLIQKELSKKAQQEIRENEGCLQDRTSDFGSGKKYSNSISVGAFLDGDDDSSLEEIKNQQNTVPSQSQPTTDKFQTSKSGSLPLGQKVDPGETSVGTYPDKGRNGFCHPLNHRTADGRGLEATNGEEALPPPVSVLTQELNKLNLQSLGDSLHETPDKNGKLEDEVLPSRKGAADSDLLASPPAIASLGKKQVRTNTEVSEAMAEMSLGPKSPQLGVQAGLEPILSSATVDSTKRLFLSGEEPSKLDRDVLAALECANIDPGLYPAIHRWKSTVMCYSPSDRQSWPSPALKGKFTTELVDLDCSHSCSGRCSPAGSSPSKPGHTSSSSGLHSPGRYSPAHGRHFQRVAHVARLAAL, from the exons ATGCTGTGGCAGCGGCTGGCTGTGGTGGAGTGGGCGGCCCTGGCCTGGGAGCTCCTGGGCGCCTCGGTGCTGTTCATCGCCGTGCGCTGGCTGGTCCGCCGGCTAGAGAAGCGGCCGCGGGACCTGAACCGTTGCGGGACGCTCTCCTCTCCGCCCAGCGCGTCTGAAGCGGTGGCCGCACAGCCAG GTGAAGTGACAATGGATGCCATGATGGCTCGACTGAAACTCTTGAATCCAGATGACCTTAGAAAAGAAGTTATGAAAGCTGGACTTAAATGTGGACCCATTACATCAACAACaagatttatttttgagaagaaaTTAGCTCAGGCCTTACTGGAACAAGGTGGATTGCTGACCTCTTCCCTTCCCAAGCCCAGCGCGGTTACTGCCATGGCATTTATCCAGGGCACCTCAAGGACTCCTCCATCTGTGGACGGGAAACAAACTCAGCAGGCCTGTTTTTCTGAAGACAGAGATTTTGGTTACAGTGTGGGCTTGAACCCTCCAGAAGAGGAAGCGGTAGCATCCAGTGTCCACCCAGTACCCTTCAGTGCCTCTACCAGGAATGACAACCACAAGGCTGGAGTGACAGCTCCTAAGGAGCCACTTGTGTACTATGGAGTGTGTCCAGTATATGAGGATGGCCCTGTGAGACATG AGAGGATCCATGTTTACGAAGATAAAAAGGAAGCTTTACAAGCTGCCAAGTTGATCAAAGGGTCCCGGTTTAAAGCTTTTCGAACAAGAGAAGATGCTGAGAAATTTGCTAGAGGGATATGTGATTATTTACCTTCTCCCAACAAAACTACGCCCTTACTGTCTCCTGTGAAGGCAGTGCCCCTCGGTGGCAGTGATGGGCTGAAAG CAGATGGCTTGTGCCTGGCTGAATCAGAAACAGTAAACAAAGAACGAGCAAACAGTTACAAAAACCCCCGTACCCAGGACCTCACGGCCAAGCTGCGGAAAGCTGTCGAAAACGGGGAGGAACACACCTTTTCTGATCTTATCTGGAGTAATCCTCGATATCTAATTGGTTCTGGGGACAACCCAACCATTGTACAA GAAGGATGTAGGTACAATGTCATGCATGTTGCTGCCAAAGAGAACCAGGCTTCCATGTGCCAGCTGACATTAGAGACTCTGGAGAACCCTGAGTTTATGCGTCTGATGTACCCAGATGACAACATGGACATGCTACAGAAGCGCATCCTCTACGTTGTTGACCTGTATCTTAATACTCCTGACAAAGTG GGCTTTGATACACCACTGCATTTTGCTTGTAAATTTGGAAATGTGGATGTAGTCAATGTGCTTTCTTCACACCCTTTGATTGTGAAAAACCGAAAGAATAAATATGGTAAAACACCTGAAGAA GTAATTTGTGAAAGAAGCCAAAACAAATCTCCAGCACTGAAAGAAAGGATTAGAGAATACTTAATGG GTCACTACTATGTGCCACTCCTGAGAGCAGAAGACACTTCTCCTGTCATTGGGGAGCTGTGGTCCTCAGACCAGAAAGCTGAAGCCTCAAATACTGCCCACTGTAGAAGCAGCCCCAGAGATCCTGTGATGACACTGAGAGCTTTCGTGGGACCTCTGAGTCCATCCAAA GCAGAAGATTTTCGAAAGCTCTGGAAAACTCCACCTCGAAAGAAAGCAGGCTTCTTCCACAGCATCAGAAAGTCTGACCCAGAACGAGGCATTGAGAGAGTTGGAAG GGAGCTAGCTCATGAGCTGGGGTATCCCTGGGTTGAATACTGGGAATTTCTGGGATGTTTTGTTGATCTGTCTTCCCAGGAAGGCTTGCAAAGACTAGAAGAATACCTTATCCAGAAGGAGTTAAGCAAAAAGGCTCAACAAGAAATACGAGAAAATGAAGGCTGCCTTCAGGACAGAACCTCAGATTTTG GCAGTGGAAAGAAGTACAGCAACTCCATCTCCGTGGGAGCATTTCTAGATGGGGATGATGACAGTAGTTTGGAAGAAATTAAAAACCAGCAAAATACAGTTCCAAGTCAGAGTCAGCCCACAACTGATAAGTTCCAAACCTCTAAAAGTGGTTCCCTTCCCTTGGGACAGAAGGTCGACCCTGGAGAAACCTCAGTTGGAACTTACCCAGATAAAGGCAGAAATGGGTTTTGTCACCCTCTAAACCACAGGACTGCAGATGGAAGGGGACTAGAGGCCACCAATGGGGAGGAGGCCCTTCCACCACCTGTTTCTGTTTTGACTCAAGAGTTGAATAAACTGAATTTGCAAAGCCTGGGAGACAGCCTTCATGAGACACCAGATAAAAACGGGAAACTAGAGGATGAGGTGCTTCCTTCAAGAAAGGGTGCAGCAGACAGTGACTTGCTGGCATCTCCTCCTGCCATAGCAAGCCTTGGAAAGAAGCAAGTCAGGACCAACACTGAGGTGTCAGAGGCAATGGCTGAAATGTCTTTGGGCCCTAAGAGCCCCCAACTTGGagttcaggctggtctggaacctaTACTCTCATCTGCCACGGTAGATTCCACCAAGAGGCTCTTCCTGTCTGG AGAGGAACCATCAAAACTAGATCGAGATGTTTTAGCAGCTCTTGAGTGTGCGAATATTGACCCTGGTCTGTACCCAGCAATCCACAGATGGAAAAGCACTGTCATGTGCTACTCGCCCTCAGACAGACAGAG TTGGCCAAGTCCTGCACTCAAAGGGAAGTTCACAACTGAGTTGGTGGATCTCGATTGCTCTCATAGCTGCTCAGGACGATGCAGTCCAGCTGGTAGCAGCCCCAGTAAGCctggccacacctcctcctcttctggcctgcacagcCCTGGACGCTACAGTCCAGCACATGGGAGACACTTCCAAAGAGTGGCACACGTGGCCCGACTTGCAGCTCTGTAG
- the Ankle2 gene encoding ankyrin repeat and LEM domain-containing protein 2 isoform 2 (isoform 2 is encoded by transcript variant 2), with protein MLWQRLAVVEWAALAWELLGASVLFIAVRWLVRRLEKRPRDLNRCGTLSSPPSASEAVAAQPGEVTMDAMMARLKLLNPDDLRKEVMKAGLKCGPITSTTRFIFEKKLAQALLEQGGLLTSSLPKPSAVTAMAFIQGTSRTPPSVDGKQTQQACFSEDRDFGYSVGLNPPEEEAVASSVHPVPFSASTRNDNHKAGVTAPKEPLVYYGVCPVYEDGPVRHERIHVYEDKKEALQAAKLIKGSRFKAFRTREDAEKFARGICDYLPSPNKTTPLLSPVKAVPLGGSDGLKDGLCLAESETVNKERANSYKNPRTQDLTAKLRKAVENGEEHTFSDLIWSNPRYLIGSGDNPTIVQEGCRYNVMHVAAKENQASMCQLTLETLENPEFMRLMYPDDNMDMLQKRILYVVDLYLNTPDKVGFDTPLHFACKFGNVDVVNVLSSHPLIVKNRKNKYGKTPEEVICERSQNKSPALKERIREYLMGHYYVPLLRAEDTSPVIGELWSSDQKAEASNTAHCRSSPRDPVMTLRAFVGPLSPSKAEDFRKLWKTPPRKKAGFFHSIRKSDPERGIERVGRELAHELGYPWVEYWEFLGCFVDLSSQEGLQRLEEYLIQKELSKKAQQEIRENEGCLQDRTSDFGSGKKYSNSISVGAFLDGDDDSSLEEIKNQQNTVPSQSQPTTDKFQTSKSGSLPLGQKVDPGETSVGTYPDKGRNGFCHPLNHRTADGRGLEATNGEEALPPPVSVLTQELNKLNLQSLGDSLHETPDKNGKLEDEVLPSRKGAADSDLLASPPAIASLGKKQVRTNTEVSEAMAEMSLGPKSPQLGVQAGLEPILSSATVDSTKRLFLSGEEPSKLDRDVLAALECANIDPGLYPAIHRWKSTVMCYSPSDRQSWPSPALKGKFTTELVDLDCSHSCSGRCSPAGSSPSKPGHTSSSSGLHSPGRYSPAHGRHFQRVAHVARLAAL; from the exons ATGCTGTGGCAGCGGCTGGCTGTGGTGGAGTGGGCGGCCCTGGCCTGGGAGCTCCTGGGCGCCTCGGTGCTGTTCATCGCCGTGCGCTGGCTGGTCCGCCGGCTAGAGAAGCGGCCGCGGGACCTGAACCGTTGCGGGACGCTCTCCTCTCCGCCCAGCGCGTCTGAAGCGGTGGCCGCACAGCCAG GTGAAGTGACAATGGATGCCATGATGGCTCGACTGAAACTCTTGAATCCAGATGACCTTAGAAAAGAAGTTATGAAAGCTGGACTTAAATGTGGACCCATTACATCAACAACaagatttatttttgagaagaaaTTAGCTCAGGCCTTACTGGAACAAGGTGGATTGCTGACCTCTTCCCTTCCCAAGCCCAGCGCGGTTACTGCCATGGCATTTATCCAGGGCACCTCAAGGACTCCTCCATCTGTGGACGGGAAACAAACTCAGCAGGCCTGTTTTTCTGAAGACAGAGATTTTGGTTACAGTGTGGGCTTGAACCCTCCAGAAGAGGAAGCGGTAGCATCCAGTGTCCACCCAGTACCCTTCAGTGCCTCTACCAGGAATGACAACCACAAGGCTGGAGTGACAGCTCCTAAGGAGCCACTTGTGTACTATGGAGTGTGTCCAGTATATGAGGATGGCCCTGTGAGACATG AGAGGATCCATGTTTACGAAGATAAAAAGGAAGCTTTACAAGCTGCCAAGTTGATCAAAGGGTCCCGGTTTAAAGCTTTTCGAACAAGAGAAGATGCTGAGAAATTTGCTAGAGGGATATGTGATTATTTACCTTCTCCCAACAAAACTACGCCCTTACTGTCTCCTGTGAAGGCAGTGCCCCTCGGTGGCAGTGATGGGCTGAAAG ATGGCTTGTGCCTGGCTGAATCAGAAACAGTAAACAAAGAACGAGCAAACAGTTACAAAAACCCCCGTACCCAGGACCTCACGGCCAAGCTGCGGAAAGCTGTCGAAAACGGGGAGGAACACACCTTTTCTGATCTTATCTGGAGTAATCCTCGATATCTAATTGGTTCTGGGGACAACCCAACCATTGTACAA GAAGGATGTAGGTACAATGTCATGCATGTTGCTGCCAAAGAGAACCAGGCTTCCATGTGCCAGCTGACATTAGAGACTCTGGAGAACCCTGAGTTTATGCGTCTGATGTACCCAGATGACAACATGGACATGCTACAGAAGCGCATCCTCTACGTTGTTGACCTGTATCTTAATACTCCTGACAAAGTG GGCTTTGATACACCACTGCATTTTGCTTGTAAATTTGGAAATGTGGATGTAGTCAATGTGCTTTCTTCACACCCTTTGATTGTGAAAAACCGAAAGAATAAATATGGTAAAACACCTGAAGAA GTAATTTGTGAAAGAAGCCAAAACAAATCTCCAGCACTGAAAGAAAGGATTAGAGAATACTTAATGG GTCACTACTATGTGCCACTCCTGAGAGCAGAAGACACTTCTCCTGTCATTGGGGAGCTGTGGTCCTCAGACCAGAAAGCTGAAGCCTCAAATACTGCCCACTGTAGAAGCAGCCCCAGAGATCCTGTGATGACACTGAGAGCTTTCGTGGGACCTCTGAGTCCATCCAAA GCAGAAGATTTTCGAAAGCTCTGGAAAACTCCACCTCGAAAGAAAGCAGGCTTCTTCCACAGCATCAGAAAGTCTGACCCAGAACGAGGCATTGAGAGAGTTGGAAG GGAGCTAGCTCATGAGCTGGGGTATCCCTGGGTTGAATACTGGGAATTTCTGGGATGTTTTGTTGATCTGTCTTCCCAGGAAGGCTTGCAAAGACTAGAAGAATACCTTATCCAGAAGGAGTTAAGCAAAAAGGCTCAACAAGAAATACGAGAAAATGAAGGCTGCCTTCAGGACAGAACCTCAGATTTTG GCAGTGGAAAGAAGTACAGCAACTCCATCTCCGTGGGAGCATTTCTAGATGGGGATGATGACAGTAGTTTGGAAGAAATTAAAAACCAGCAAAATACAGTTCCAAGTCAGAGTCAGCCCACAACTGATAAGTTCCAAACCTCTAAAAGTGGTTCCCTTCCCTTGGGACAGAAGGTCGACCCTGGAGAAACCTCAGTTGGAACTTACCCAGATAAAGGCAGAAATGGGTTTTGTCACCCTCTAAACCACAGGACTGCAGATGGAAGGGGACTAGAGGCCACCAATGGGGAGGAGGCCCTTCCACCACCTGTTTCTGTTTTGACTCAAGAGTTGAATAAACTGAATTTGCAAAGCCTGGGAGACAGCCTTCATGAGACACCAGATAAAAACGGGAAACTAGAGGATGAGGTGCTTCCTTCAAGAAAGGGTGCAGCAGACAGTGACTTGCTGGCATCTCCTCCTGCCATAGCAAGCCTTGGAAAGAAGCAAGTCAGGACCAACACTGAGGTGTCAGAGGCAATGGCTGAAATGTCTTTGGGCCCTAAGAGCCCCCAACTTGGagttcaggctggtctggaacctaTACTCTCATCTGCCACGGTAGATTCCACCAAGAGGCTCTTCCTGTCTGG AGAGGAACCATCAAAACTAGATCGAGATGTTTTAGCAGCTCTTGAGTGTGCGAATATTGACCCTGGTCTGTACCCAGCAATCCACAGATGGAAAAGCACTGTCATGTGCTACTCGCCCTCAGACAGACAGAG TTGGCCAAGTCCTGCACTCAAAGGGAAGTTCACAACTGAGTTGGTGGATCTCGATTGCTCTCATAGCTGCTCAGGACGATGCAGTCCAGCTGGTAGCAGCCCCAGTAAGCctggccacacctcctcctcttctggcctgcacagcCCTGGACGCTACAGTCCAGCACATGGGAGACACTTCCAAAGAGTGGCACACGTGGCCCGACTTGCAGCTCTGTAG